A region from the Branchiostoma floridae strain S238N-H82 chromosome 9, Bfl_VNyyK, whole genome shotgun sequence genome encodes:
- the LOC118423095 gene encoding SET domain-containing protein 4-like isoform X1, whose amino-acid sequence MTKRGRSWRDRRRKSKQKEEGVRHVTASLMSRDDSIQLMRWLRRNGFRDSHLVLTDFPDTGRGVMSTRNLKEGDCIVSLPENLLITTTTVVNSHLGQYIKTWKPRLTPKQVLSLYLIAEKSRGKDSFWYPYIQTLPTSYTTPSYFSTAEVDALPALVREATLRHRKVLQNSYKSLQTSLHNLEPLFPDWKTVFTLKSYRWAWATVYTRSVYKRGPGWEFLDPSDPDVYALAPFLDMLNHSPLVQTDTDFNVSSKCYEVKTEGACRKYRQVFINYDPYDNGRLLMEYGFVMPRNPHSVVTFTADDVVACLAVKQNGLSSKNLLQKKMELLSQENLTVNLSCSGEGLSWRLQTALQVLCMDHDSICNWRTVLRQTPRDPTLWSTARLVAQRLISKRLEQHSSRTQVAEKILDPGNSLISLFILMLLREDLYILEHSLKELNSHTAGALEK is encoded by the exons ATGACAAAGAGAGGAAGGTCATGGCGCGACAGACGAAGGAAGTCCAAGCAGAAAGAAGAGGGTGTTCGACATG TGACAGCCTCACTGATGTCCCGAGATGACAGCATCCAGCTGATGAGATGGCTGAGGAGGAATGGCTTTAGGGATAGCCACCTTGTTCTGACGGACTTCCCTG ATACAGGGAGAGGGGTCATGTCAACCAGAAATCTAAAG GAAGGAGACTGTATTGTGAGCTTACCAGAAAACTTGCtcatcacaacaacaacagttgtTAACAGCCATCTTGGACAATATATCAAAAC CTGGAAACCACGTCTCACCCCTAAGCAGGTCCTCAGCCTGTATCTGATTGCTGAGAAATCCCGTGGGAAGGACTCCTTCTGGTATCCATACATCCAGACTTTACCAACATCATACACGACTCCTTCCTACTTCTCAACTGCAGAAGTCGACGCCCTTCCTGCTCTTGTGCGGGAGGCCACCTTGCGGCACAGAAAAGTACTGCAGAACTCCTACAAATCCTTGCAAACATCCCTGCACAACCTGGAGCCCCTGTTTCCAGACTGGAAGACTGTTTTTACCTTGAAGTCCTATCGATGGGCGTGGGCCACAGTGTACACCAGGTCTGTGTACAAGAGGGGCCCAGGATGGGAGTTCTTGGACCCCAGTGACCCTGATGTGTACGCCCTGGCTCCATTCTTAGACATGTTGAACCATTCTCCCTTGGTACAG ACAGACACTGACTTCAATGTGAGCAGCAAGTGTTATGAGGTGAAGACAGAGGGGGCATGTAGAAAGTACAGGCAGGTGTTCATCAACTATGATCCCTACGACAACGGCAGACTACTGATGGAGTACGGCTTTGTCATGCCTCGTAATCCTCACAGTGTTGTTACATTTACTGCAG ATGATGTTGTGGCTTGCCTAGCTGTTAAGCAAAATGGCCTGAGTAGTAAAAATCTGCTACAGAAGAAGATGGAGCTGTTGTCACAGGAAAACCTCACCGT AAATCTCAGCTGCAGTGGAGAAGGGCTATCTTGGAGACTGCAAACTGCACTGCAGGTTCTTTGTATGGACCATGATAGCAT TTGTAACTGGAGGACTGTTCTAAGACAGACACCTCGTGACCCAACCCTCTGGTCTACAGCCAGGCTTGTTGCTCAGAGACTCATCAGTAAAAGGTTGGAGCAACACAGCTCCAGAACTCAG GTTGCAGAGAAAATATTGGACCCAGGAAACTCCTTGATAAGTTTATTTATCCTAATGTTGCTTAGGGAGGATCTCTATATATTGGAGCATAGCTTAAAGGAACTTAACTCACACACAGCGGGTGCCCTCGAAAAATGA
- the LOC118423095 gene encoding SET domain-containing protein 4-like isoform X2, with amino-acid sequence MTKRGRSWRDRRRKSKQKEEGVRHASLMSRDDSIQLMRWLRRNGFRDSHLVLTDFPDTGRGVMSTRNLKEGDCIVSLPENLLITTTTVVNSHLGQYIKTWKPRLTPKQVLSLYLIAEKSRGKDSFWYPYIQTLPTSYTTPSYFSTAEVDALPALVREATLRHRKVLQNSYKSLQTSLHNLEPLFPDWKTVFTLKSYRWAWATVYTRSVYKRGPGWEFLDPSDPDVYALAPFLDMLNHSPLVQTDTDFNVSSKCYEVKTEGACRKYRQVFINYDPYDNGRLLMEYGFVMPRNPHSVVTFTADDVVACLAVKQNGLSSKNLLQKKMELLSQENLTVNLSCSGEGLSWRLQTALQVLCMDHDSICNWRTVLRQTPRDPTLWSTARLVAQRLISKRLEQHSSRTQVAEKILDPGNSLISLFILMLLREDLYILEHSLKELNSHTAGALEK; translated from the exons ATGACAAAGAGAGGAAGGTCATGGCGCGACAGACGAAGGAAGTCCAAGCAGAAAGAAGAGGGTGTTCGACATG CCTCACTGATGTCCCGAGATGACAGCATCCAGCTGATGAGATGGCTGAGGAGGAATGGCTTTAGGGATAGCCACCTTGTTCTGACGGACTTCCCTG ATACAGGGAGAGGGGTCATGTCAACCAGAAATCTAAAG GAAGGAGACTGTATTGTGAGCTTACCAGAAAACTTGCtcatcacaacaacaacagttgtTAACAGCCATCTTGGACAATATATCAAAAC CTGGAAACCACGTCTCACCCCTAAGCAGGTCCTCAGCCTGTATCTGATTGCTGAGAAATCCCGTGGGAAGGACTCCTTCTGGTATCCATACATCCAGACTTTACCAACATCATACACGACTCCTTCCTACTTCTCAACTGCAGAAGTCGACGCCCTTCCTGCTCTTGTGCGGGAGGCCACCTTGCGGCACAGAAAAGTACTGCAGAACTCCTACAAATCCTTGCAAACATCCCTGCACAACCTGGAGCCCCTGTTTCCAGACTGGAAGACTGTTTTTACCTTGAAGTCCTATCGATGGGCGTGGGCCACAGTGTACACCAGGTCTGTGTACAAGAGGGGCCCAGGATGGGAGTTCTTGGACCCCAGTGACCCTGATGTGTACGCCCTGGCTCCATTCTTAGACATGTTGAACCATTCTCCCTTGGTACAG ACAGACACTGACTTCAATGTGAGCAGCAAGTGTTATGAGGTGAAGACAGAGGGGGCATGTAGAAAGTACAGGCAGGTGTTCATCAACTATGATCCCTACGACAACGGCAGACTACTGATGGAGTACGGCTTTGTCATGCCTCGTAATCCTCACAGTGTTGTTACATTTACTGCAG ATGATGTTGTGGCTTGCCTAGCTGTTAAGCAAAATGGCCTGAGTAGTAAAAATCTGCTACAGAAGAAGATGGAGCTGTTGTCACAGGAAAACCTCACCGT AAATCTCAGCTGCAGTGGAGAAGGGCTATCTTGGAGACTGCAAACTGCACTGCAGGTTCTTTGTATGGACCATGATAGCAT TTGTAACTGGAGGACTGTTCTAAGACAGACACCTCGTGACCCAACCCTCTGGTCTACAGCCAGGCTTGTTGCTCAGAGACTCATCAGTAAAAGGTTGGAGCAACACAGCTCCAGAACTCAG GTTGCAGAGAAAATATTGGACCCAGGAAACTCCTTGATAAGTTTATTTATCCTAATGTTGCTTAGGGAGGATCTCTATATATTGGAGCATAGCTTAAAGGAACTTAACTCACACACAGCGGGTGCCCTCGAAAAATGA
- the LOC118423128 gene encoding cytochrome c oxidase subunit 6A1, mitochondrial-like isoform X2: MATLLKVLRASARSRLQFTPARPASGAAPAGGEHSGGMDLWKKMSVFIALPALTICMLNAYLKEKEHHEHPRPEFQAYAHLRIRSKPFPWGDGVKSLFHNPHNNALPDVGYEDKH, encoded by the exons atggCTACGCTGCTGAAGGTTCTCCGGGCTTCTGCCCGCTCTCGCCTGCAGTTTACCCCCGCCAGGCCCGCTTCAGGGGCTGCACCTGCTGGTGGAGAACACTCAG GTGGCATGGACCTGTGGAAGAAGATGTCTGTGTTCATTGCCCTGCCTGCTCTGACCATCTGTATGCTGAACGCCTACCTGAAGGAAAAGGAACATCACGAACATCCCCGGCCAGAGTTCCAGGCATACGCCCACCTGCGAATCAGAAGCAAG CCGTTTCCGTGGGGCGACGGTGTGAAATCACTGTTCCACAACCCTCACAACAATGCTCTGCCGGACGTTGGCTATGAGGACAAGCACTGA
- the LOC118423128 gene encoding cytochrome c oxidase subunit 6A1, mitochondrial-like isoform X1 produces the protein MATLLKVLRASARSRLQFTPARPASGAAPAGGEHSGGMDLWKKMSVFIALPALTICMLNAYLKEKEHHEHPRPEFQAYAHLRIRSKGFPWGDGQKSAFHNPHINALPDGYEDAEE, from the exons atggCTACGCTGCTGAAGGTTCTCCGGGCTTCTGCCCGCTCTCGCCTGCAGTTTACCCCCGCCAGGCCCGCTTCAGGGGCTGCACCTGCTGGTGGAGAACACTCAG GTGGCATGGACCTGTGGAAGAAGATGTCTGTGTTCATTGCCCTGCCTGCTCTGACCATCTGTATGCTGAACGCCTACCTGAAGGAAAAGGAACATCACGAACATCCCCGGCCAGAGTTCCAGGCATACGCCCACCTGCGAATCAGAAGCAAG GGGTTCCCGTGGGGTGATGGTCAGAAGTCTGCCTTCCACAACCCACATATCAACGCTCTCCCTGATGGCTATGAAGATGCAGAGGAATAG
- the LOC118423631 gene encoding D-beta-hydroxybutyrate dehydrogenase, mitochondrial-like, whose product MASQLLIRVVVYAAMLMACLQPTTGAGLWAKAFSVLLASVLAWTVCRFLPVTEVDGKGKAVLVTGCDTGFGKEVSRVLHDRGFTVFAGCVLKDKGGEGARELAAVGSPRLHVLQMDVTSDDSLWKARQYMEENLPDKDAGLWAIVNNAGTSTYGLVEWCPIETYKRVAEVNLWGTVRVTKVFLPLVRKAKGRVINIASGLGRSCAPSRSAYGITKYGVESFSDVLRYEMKRWGVDVSIIEPGNFISATNIFNKQGIERTAKELWDGMTDEVKEAYGKKALDDYKLLMHQYATEGSRDTSPVVDAMVAAVVAVSPKVRYKPMQFYWHVKTFVMTHLPEWIADNIYIY is encoded by the exons ATGGCCTCCCAACTCCTCATACGTGTGGTGGTGTACGCCGCGATGCTGATGGCGTGTCTCCAGCCCACCACGGGTGCGGGGCTGTGGGCCAAGGCGTTCTCCGTGCTCCTGGCGTCCGTGCTGGCCTGGACGGTCTGCAGGTTCCTGCCCGTCACGGAGGTGGACGGGAAGGGCAAGGCGGTGCTGGTGACGGGGTGCGACACCGGGTTCGGGAAGGAGGTGTCCCGGGTCCTGCACGACAGGGGCTTCACGGTGTTCGCAGGGTGTGTTCTCAAG GACAAGGGTGGAGAAGGTGCCCGTGAGCTGGCTGCTGTAGGGTCTCCCCGTCTCCATGTACTACAGATGGACGTCACCAGTGACGACAGTCTGTGGAAGGCTCGGCAGTACATGGAAGAGAACTTACCAGACAAGGACGCAG GCTTGTGGGCCATTGTGAACAATGCGGGCACGTCCACCTATGGTCTGGTGGAGTGGTGTCCCATAGAGACCTACAAACGGGTGGCGGAGGTCAACCTGTGGGGCACGGTCAGGGTCACCAAAGTCTTCCTGCCACTTGTACGGAAAGCGAAAG GACGAGTGATTAACATTGCCAGTGGGCTGGGTCGCAGCTGTGCCCCGTCCCGCTCGGCGTACGGCATCACTAAGTACGGGGTGGAGAGCTTCTCGGACGTCCTGAGGTACGAGATGAAACGGTGGGGCGTGGACGTCAGCATCATCGAGCCAGGAAACTTCATCAGCGCCACCAACATCTTCAACAAGCAGGGCATAGAGAGGACTGCTAAG gAACTTTGGGACGGCATGACAGATGAAGTGAAGGAAGCCTATGGTAAGAAAGCCCTGGATGACTACAAACTCCTGATGCACCAGTACGCCACCGAGGGCAGCCGGGACACCTCACCTGTGGTGGACGCCATGGTGGCAGCTGTGGTTGCTGTCAGCCCCAAAGTGCGGTATAAACCCATGCAGTTCTACTGGCATGTTAAAACTTTTGTCATGACACATCTACCAGAGTGGATCGCAGACAACATATACATCTACTGA
- the LOC118423539 gene encoding uncharacterized protein LOC118423539, with product METAQRLQSSSLDSFYQNPFGKPFGFHSKTEFDAKNALVLTRSDTFLLLKPPKQEDIWRRKPPSFCVDAYDPKPPTRNSREAMQPWKYGTFPGDWKRQKEQMQKQSQELVLPNILKPKKPQSPLFQTRFKIHDPLEAKKDSVRRLVFKQDQFENPTPHDFRQYPPLKKLGLPEFETKYEKDPGNLNFKSKRLNQILGLAHSDVGRDVDAGRQMYRPKIAEPKWDAKLIHPKEEWPNRYHAYTRFRKPNRRVHSAFMERVEDQLTQQWSREREQPHTFTGRRARTTSVSLRGQTGRGSSTERTVVTRA from the exons ATGGAGACGGCACAGAGATTACAAAGTTCAAGCCTGGACTCCTTCTATCAGAACCCATTCGGAAAACCGTTTGGCTTTCACTCCAAGACGGAGTTCGACGCCAAAAACGCACTTGTGCTCACAAGAAGTGACACGTTCTTGTTGCTAAAACCGCCCAAACAGGAGGACATATGGAGGAGGAAACCGCCAAGTTTCTGCGTCGATGCCTACGATCCGAAGCCCCCCACACGAAACAGTCGGGAAGCGATGCAGCCGTGGAAGTACGGTACCTTTCCCGGCGACTGGAAACGTCAGAAAGAACAGATGCAGAAACAGAGTCAAGAACTGGTCCTACCAAACATTTTAAAACCTAAGAAACCCCAGAGTCCCCTGTTTCAGACGAGATTTAAGATCCATGATCCCTTAGAGGCGAAAAAAGATTCCGTGAGAAGACTGGTGTTCAAACAAGATCAATTTGAGAATCCAACTCCTCATGACTTTAGACAG TATCCACCCCTAAAGAAACTCGGTCTTCCGGAGTTTGAAACTAAGTATGAAAAGGACCCGGGTAACCTCAACTTCAAGTCGAAACGGCTCAACCAGA TTTTAGGTCTGGCCCACTCTGACGTGGGTCGTGACGTAGACGCGGGCCGACAGATGTACCGGCCGAAGATTGCCGAGCCGAAGTGGGACGCGAAACTCATCCATCCCAAGGAGGAGTGGCCGAACCGGTACCATGCATACACG CGCTTCCGGAAACCGAACCGCCGTGTGCACAGCGCCTTCATGGAGCGTGTAGAGGACCAGCTGACGCAGCAGTGGTCACGGGAGAGGGAACAGCCACACACCTTCACGGGCAGAAGGGCGCGGACAACGTCAGTCAGCCTGCGGGGACAGACCGGGCGAGGGAGTAGCACAGAACGGACTGTTGTCACCCGGGCATGA
- the LOC118423007 gene encoding eukaryotic translation initiation factor 1A, X-chromosomal-like: MPKNKGKGGKNRRRGKNENESEKRELVFKEDGQEYAQVTKMLGNGRLEAMCFDGQKRLCHIRGKLRKKVWINTSDIILVGLREYQDAKADVILKYNADEARNLKLYGELPESVRINDTVTYGEGGEEDDITFDDFEREEDEIENI; encoded by the exons ATGCCGAAGAATAAGG GAAAGGGAGGAAAGAACCGAAGAAGGGGAAAGAATGAGAACGAGTCTGAGAAGAGAGAGTTGGTGTTCAAGGAGGACGGACAAG AGTATGCACAGGTGACAAAGATGTTGGGTAATGGCAGACTGGAGGCCATGTGCTTCGATGGCCAGAAACGATTGTGTCATATCAGAGGAAAGCTGAGGAAAAAG GTGTGGATTAACACATCAGACATCATTCTGGTGGGGCTGAGAGAGTACCAG GATGCAAAGGCAGATGTGATCCTGAAGTACAACGCTGACGAAGCACGAAACCTGAAGTTGTATGGAGAGTTGCCAGAATCTG TACGAATCAATGACACAGTCACCTATGGTGAGGGTGGCGAGGAGGATGACATCACCTTTGATGACTTTGAGAGAGAAGAGGATGAAATTGAGAAT ATCTAA